The genomic region CTGGAAATTCGCTTTTGCCTTTCTATCTTTCGTTTATTTCTCCAGTCCCTTTCAATTGCAGATAACAATTGTTTGAGATTTACTTGTAATTCTGATGTTACTGGCAAATCCCAACTTAACGATTGCCTATCGGTAGAGATAACATCTTCTTCTAATTCATCAATAAAATCAACATTGAGCCATCCTGTTAAATACGAATAACCATGACTAGATTCCCCAACTCCGAAAAATTCAGGAGCATTTACCAAGCGCCCGTGAGCAAACAGCGTTATACCCCTAAGTCCTGGTTTCAAAGGCTTTTCTGTCGCTAAAATACGCCCAATGACATTGTGACTTTCCAAATATTCGTTTTTCACGTCTTTATTAGGAATATCCCAACTAATCTGAGGCAGCAAATTTTGATATTTTAATTTATTGTCAACCAATACTTCATCTTCTTCATTGTATGATATATATACTTTAAATGTATCATCAAAGAAATTGAATAATTTAGAAAGACTAATTGCTAATCCGTCTTTATCAAAATCGGATTTTCGCTTTAAATCATCCAATTCTATAATAGTTCCATTTTGTTTAGCATCACATTCCGATATTGAAAATTTAGGCTCATATTCTTGACTATTAGTACTCATCAACTCTACCCAGCTTAAAGTAAATCTTACACACTGCCCATTTTGACAAGTAGTAATACGAATTGTATCTCCTATTCCAAAAAAAGCAAGTTTTCCCAAACCTTTCCTTCCTGTTACTTTCCGCATGCCGTTAGGACTTAAACCATTATCATCCGCTCTACGCTTACGTCCAATTCTCAAAAAATTATTGTTAATTTCATCGAAGGACATTCCAATCCCATCGTCAATAACAGCAATCCTTTTGTTTCCGTTATCATTATACAATTTAACATGGACTGTATGCGCTTCTGCATCATATGC from Candidatus Caccoplasma merdavium harbors:
- a CDS encoding TIGR02391 family protein, whose translation is MESPKLKMSFDPHTIEHLGIKMYSVLPNAIAELIANAYDAEAHTVHVKLYNDNGNKRIAVIDDGIGMSFDEINNNFLRIGRKRRADDNGLSPNGMRKVTGRKGLGKLAFFGIGDTIRITTCQNGQCVRFTLSWVELMSTNSQEYEPKFSISECDAKQNGTIIELDDLKRKSDFDKDGLAISLSKLFNFFDDTFKVYISYNEEDEVLVDNKLKYQNLLPQISWDIPNKDVKNEYLESHNVIGRILATEKPLKPGLRGITLFAHGRLVNAPEFFGVGESSHGYSYLTGWLNVDFIDELEEDVISTDRQSLSWDLPVTSELQVNLKQLLSAIERDWRNKRKIERQKRISSKVQIDIKDWYGKLPSDVKSGVENIVNNVVENSELADDKQTEVVGMLHALIPEYANYHWRHMHSTVKDASYEDYKNADFYRAVEEAIKRYETMIQKVSGLKTDGQTLMGAVFGKNNAKLSVTSKYKRIDGSDFSDSTKENIEDGQKFMSMGLMAGVRNPLAHEEKKELKTTNLFSEKDCLDILSLISHLFRRLDDAEKLE